Part of the Streptomyces sp. NBC_01264 genome, GGTCGAGAAGACAAAGACCCCCGCGCTCGAGGCTTCGCCCCAGCGTCGCGGCGTCTGCACGCGAGTGTTCACGACCACCCCGAAGAAGCCGAACTCGGCGCTGCGTAAGGTCGCGCGTGTGCGTCTGACCTCTGGCATCGAGGTCACCGCTTACATTCCGGGTGAGGGACACAACCTGCAGGAGCACTCGATCGTGCTCGTGCGTGGTGGCCGTGTGAAGGACCTGCCGGGTGTTCGTTACAAGATCATCCGCGGTGCGCTTGACACCCAGGCTGTCAAGAACCGCAAGCAGGCCCGCAGCCGCTACGGCGCCAAGAAGGAGAAGTAAAAAATGCCTCGTAAGGGCCCCGCCCCGAAGCGCCCGGTCATCATCGACCCGGTCTACGCATCTCCTCTGGTGACGTCGCTCATCAACAAGATCCTCCTGAACGGCAAGCGCTCCACCGCCGAGCGCATCGTCTACGGCGCCATGGAAGGCCTCCGCGAGAAGACCGGCAACGACCCGGTCATCACGCTGAAGCGCGCGCTGGAGAACGTCAAGCCGTCGCTCGAGGTCAAGTCCCGCCGTGTCGGTGGCGCCACCTACCAGGTGCCGATCGAGGTCAAGCCGGGTCGTCAGTCGACCCTCGCGCTGCGCTGGCTCGTGGGTTACTCCCGCGCCCGCCGCGAGAAGACGATGACCGAGCGCCTCATGAACGAGCTGCTCGACGCCTCGAACGGTCTTGGCGCTGCCGTCAAGAAGCGTGAGGACACGCACAAGATGGCCGAGTCCAACAAGGCCTTCGCGCACTACCGCTGGTAGTCCCAACCCACATCGAGACCGAGAGAAGACTGAGCCGATATGGCTACCACTTCGCTTGACCTGGCCAAGGTGCGCAACATCGGCATCATGGCTCACATCGACGCGGGCAAGACGACCACCACCGAGCGCATCCTGTTCTACACCGGTGTGTCTTACAAGATCGGTGAAGTCCACGACGGCGCTGCCACGATGGACTGGATGGAGCAGGAGCAGGAGCGCGGCATCACGATCACGTCTGCCGCGACGACCTGCCACTGGCCGCTCGAAGACGTCGACCACACCATCAACATCATCGACACCCCGGGTCACGTTGACTTCACCGTCGAGGTGGAGCGTTCGCTCCGCGTCCTCGACGGCGCCGTCACCGTGTTCGACGGTGTCGCCGGTGTGGAGCCGCAGTCCGAGACCGTTTGGCGTCAGGCGGACCGCTACGGCGTCCCGCGCATCTGCTTCGTCAACAAGCTGGACCGCACTGGCGCCGAGTTCCACCGCTGTGTCGACATGATCAAGGACCGCCTCGGTGCGGTTCCGATCGTGATGCAGCTCCCCATCGGTGCCGAGATGGACTTCCAGGGCGTTGTCGACCTGGTCACCATGAAGGCGTTCGTCTGGTCTGCCGAGGCGACCAAGGGCGAGATGTACGACATCGTCGACATCCCGGACACCCACAAGGAAGCCGCTGAAGAGTGGCACGCCAAGCTGGTCGAGACGGTCGCCGAGAACGACGACCAGATCATGGAGCTGTTCCTCGAGGGCGTCGAGCCCACCGTCGAGCAGCTGCACGAGGCCGTGCGTCGCATCATCATCGGTTCCAAGGGTGAGAGCGGCGCCACCGTCACCGCGGTGTTCTGTGGCACGGCGTTCAAGAACAAGGGCGTTCAGCCCCTGCTCGACGCCGTCGTCCGCTACCTCCCCTCGCCCCTGGACGTCGAGGCCATCGAAGGCCACGACGTGCGGGACGCCGAGGTCGTCGTGAAGCGCAAGCCCTCGGACGACGAGCCCCTCGCGGCGCTCGCGTTCAAGATCATGCGCGACCCGCACCTCGGCAAGCTCACCTTCGTCCGGGTTTACTCGGGCCGCCTGGAGGCCGGCACTGCGGTGCTGAACTCCGTCAAGGGCAAGAAGGAGCGCATCGGCAAGATCTACCGCATGCACGCTAACAAGCGTGAAGAGATCGAAGCGGTGGGCGCCGGTGACATCGTCGCCGTCATGGGCCTGAAGCAGACCACCACCGGTGAGACGCTGTGTGACGACAAGAACCCGGTCATCCTGGAGTCCATGGACTTCCCGGCCCCGGTCATTCAGGTCGCCATCGAGCCCAAGTCCAAGGGTGACCAGGAGAAGCTGGGTGTCGCCATCCAGTCTCTCGCGGAGGAGGACCCCTCCTTCCACGTTCACTCGGACGAAGAGACCGGCCAGACCATCCTCGGTGGTATGGGCGAGCTGCACCTCGAGGTGCTGGTCGACCGTATGAAGCGCGAGTTCAAGGTCGAGGCCAACGTCGGCAAGCCGCAGGTCGCTTACCGCGAGACGATCCGCCAGACGGTGGAGCGTCACGACTACACCCACAAGAAGCAGACCGGTGGTA contains:
- the rpsG gene encoding 30S ribosomal protein S7, whose product is MPRKGPAPKRPVIIDPVYASPLVTSLINKILLNGKRSTAERIVYGAMEGLREKTGNDPVITLKRALENVKPSLEVKSRRVGGATYQVPIEVKPGRQSTLALRWLVGYSRARREKTMTERLMNELLDASNGLGAAVKKREDTHKMAESNKAFAHYRW
- the rpsL gene encoding 30S ribosomal protein S12, yielding MPTIQQLVRKGRQDKVEKTKTPALEASPQRRGVCTRVFTTTPKKPNSALRKVARVRLTSGIEVTAYIPGEGHNLQEHSIVLVRGGRVKDLPGVRYKIIRGALDTQAVKNRKQARSRYGAKKEK
- the fusA gene encoding elongation factor G; the protein is MATTSLDLAKVRNIGIMAHIDAGKTTTTERILFYTGVSYKIGEVHDGAATMDWMEQEQERGITITSAATTCHWPLEDVDHTINIIDTPGHVDFTVEVERSLRVLDGAVTVFDGVAGVEPQSETVWRQADRYGVPRICFVNKLDRTGAEFHRCVDMIKDRLGAVPIVMQLPIGAEMDFQGVVDLVTMKAFVWSAEATKGEMYDIVDIPDTHKEAAEEWHAKLVETVAENDDQIMELFLEGVEPTVEQLHEAVRRIIIGSKGESGATVTAVFCGTAFKNKGVQPLLDAVVRYLPSPLDVEAIEGHDVRDAEVVVKRKPSDDEPLAALAFKIMRDPHLGKLTFVRVYSGRLEAGTAVLNSVKGKKERIGKIYRMHANKREEIEAVGAGDIVAVMGLKQTTTGETLCDDKNPVILESMDFPAPVIQVAIEPKSKGDQEKLGVAIQSLAEEDPSFHVHSDEETGQTILGGMGELHLEVLVDRMKREFKVEANVGKPQVAYRETIRQTVERHDYTHKKQTGGTGQFAKVQIAIEPILEADGPAYEFVNKVTGGRIPREYIPSVDAGAQEAMKFGILAGYEMTGVRVILLDGGYHEVDSSELAFKIAGSQAFKEAARKASPVLLEPMMAVEVTTPEESMGDVIGDINSRRGQIQAMEERHGARLVKGLVPLSEMFGYVGDLRSKTSGRASYSMQFDSYAEVPRNVAEEIIAKAKGE